One window from the genome of Marinobacter sp. es.048 encodes:
- the ttcA gene encoding tRNA 2-thiocytidine(32) synthetase TtcA, translating into MSEAMIASSEQSLNPERERRQKLELNKLQKRLRRDVGQAIADFSMIEAGDKVMCCLSGGKDSYAMLDILLNLQKSAPVSFELIAVNLDQKQPGFPEEVLPEYLSSMGIEYHIIEKDTYSIVKEKVPEGKTTCGLCSRLRRGILYNFAEEHGVTKIALGHHRDDLLETLFLNMFYGGKLKSMPPVLHSDDGRNTVIRPLAYSREKDIARYAGLREFPIIPCNLCGSQENLQRQVIKDMFQTWDKQHPGRLETMFRAMCNVEPSHLADTHLYDFREGKRLGGKRQAAQTAEPEAEQDFGRLDVLNI; encoded by the coding sequence ATGTCCGAAGCAATGATCGCCAGTTCCGAACAATCCCTCAACCCAGAGCGGGAGCGCCGCCAGAAACTGGAGTTGAACAAGCTGCAGAAACGTCTGCGCCGCGATGTCGGGCAGGCGATTGCCGATTTCTCGATGATTGAAGCCGGCGATAAGGTCATGTGCTGCCTCAGCGGCGGCAAAGACTCCTACGCCATGCTCGATATTCTGCTCAACCTGCAGAAGAGCGCTCCGGTTTCGTTCGAGCTGATTGCCGTCAACCTTGACCAGAAGCAACCCGGATTTCCGGAAGAGGTGTTGCCCGAATATCTGTCCTCCATGGGTATCGAGTATCACATCATCGAGAAGGACACTTACAGTATTGTTAAGGAAAAAGTGCCGGAAGGGAAGACTACCTGCGGTCTGTGTAGCCGGCTACGACGCGGAATTCTCTATAATTTCGCAGAGGAGCACGGGGTTACCAAGATAGCCCTGGGCCACCACCGGGACGACCTGCTGGAAACCCTGTTCCTGAACATGTTCTACGGCGGCAAGCTGAAGTCCATGCCTCCGGTTCTGCACAGTGACGATGGCCGCAATACGGTTATCCGGCCGCTGGCCTACAGCCGGGAAAAAGATATAGCCCGCTATGCGGGTCTTCGGGAATTCCCCATCATCCCGTGCAATCTGTGTGGCTCCCAGGAGAATCTTCAGCGCCAGGTGATCAAGGACATGTTTCAGACCTGGGACAAGCAGCACCCCGGTCGGCTGGAGACGATGTTCCGCGCCATGTGTAACGTGGAACCCTCGCACCTGGCGGATACCCATCTCTACGATTTCAGGGAAGGCAAACGCCTGGGTGGCAAACGCCAGGCTGCACAGACGGCGGAACCCGAGGCAGAGCAGGACTTCGGTCGCCTTGATGTTCTGAATATCTAG
- a CDS encoding sulfite exporter TauE/SafE family protein produces MNPELYLSYPSAFLIGLLGSTHCLGMCGGISASLSMALPVGRGFRFRQTVMLLAFNFGRIGSYVLIATLVALLSTSAASQWTEAGLVLRTLAGILLIFMGLSMGQWWQGIRYVERIGAPIWARLSPLTRRLLPVNHGGQALALGALWGWLPCGLVYSTLGWAALQPTVGSAALTMLFFGLGTLPSMLATGFAANWIRGLQSHKLFRKVTGGLLILFGLWTLPFLRLAGH; encoded by the coding sequence ATGAATCCGGAACTCTACCTCAGCTATCCGAGCGCATTTCTGATCGGACTGCTCGGCAGCACACACTGCCTTGGCATGTGCGGCGGTATCAGCGCTTCCCTTTCCATGGCACTGCCGGTGGGCCGGGGATTCCGGTTCCGGCAAACGGTAATGCTGCTGGCCTTTAACTTCGGTCGCATTGGCAGCTATGTGCTGATCGCCACGCTGGTTGCGCTACTCAGTACCTCGGCCGCCAGCCAATGGACCGAAGCAGGCCTTGTGCTTCGGACCCTGGCGGGGATTCTGCTGATCTTTATGGGTTTGTCCATGGGGCAATGGTGGCAGGGGATTCGCTACGTTGAACGGATCGGAGCTCCGATCTGGGCACGTCTTTCCCCATTAACCCGCCGCCTCCTGCCAGTGAATCACGGCGGGCAGGCACTTGCCCTCGGGGCGCTCTGGGGCTGGCTGCCCTGCGGATTGGTTTACAGCACGCTGGGGTGGGCGGCATTACAGCCGACGGTCGGCTCGGCGGCGCTCACCATGCTGTTTTTCGGGCTTGGTACCCTGCCCTCCATGCTGGCCACGGGTTTCGCGGCCAACTGGATTCGAGGCTTACAGAGCCACAAGCTGTTCCGAAAGGTGACGGGCGGCCTTCTTATTCTGTTCGGTCTCTGGACGTTGCCTTTCCTGCGTCTGGCCGGACACTAG
- the ccoS gene encoding cbb3-type cytochrome oxidase assembly protein CcoS, with the protein MQIVMFLVPVMLMLVAVGVALFTWSVKNGQYDDLEGPAHRILYDDDKDMIPDDARTDKPAAEEQTSEQVAEVSDAANPDEDKSQKG; encoded by the coding sequence GTGCAAATCGTAATGTTTCTGGTACCGGTAATGCTCATGCTGGTGGCGGTTGGCGTCGCGCTATTCACATGGTCGGTAAAGAACGGTCAGTACGATGATCTCGAGGGTCCGGCCCATCGGATACTCTACGATGATGACAAGGACATGATTCCGGACGACGCTCGCACCGACAAACCGGCCGCAGAGGAACAAACCTCGGAGCAAGTAGCCGAAGTCAGCGACGCCGCCAATCCGGATGAGGATAAGTCCCAAAAAGGATGA
- a CDS encoding heavy metal translocating P-type ATPase — protein sequence MTRLDCFHCGEPADGEPPITLELDGATRHFCCQGCKAVCQTIHNEGLTGFYDFRTKPAVTPKQLTNAELNRLRELDHPLVQESFVAPVKGAQEAQLLIGGITCAACIWLLENHMKQQPGVVSFSVNHTTQRARLVWSQDQAPLSDLLIAIHELGYTARPYQADEAEQALKAEHRSMLIRVAIAGIGSFQSMMLAFPLYFELVNDLSPEFVSFFRWFSLLVATPVVLYSAAPFFRNARRDIQSRHLTMDVPVAIAIGLAYLASAWVTLFGGEEVYFESVCMFTFFLLLGRYIEVQARYRAGLTGNALAGFQPTVATLVNGDDTDIVPAHQIRPGDVVRVRPGETLPVDGEIVRGESTLNEAALTGEYLPETRYPGDTVHAGSVNGENPLDVRVVKAGAQTRLSGILRVLDRVQSEKPQVAMMADRMAGKFVGRVLILSPVVWIGWWLAGADNAFDITLSVLVVTCPCALSLATPTAITSATVRLRRLGFLPTRGHTLESMNTIDTVVFDKTGTLTRGELSLTGIDIVGSMDEEACLRLAAGLENYSEHPIARVFHRRNTASVEHVENHVGGGLSGQLGDMPVFIGHRGFVEQHIIAPAPNTELHQGMEIWLASGREWLACFRLDDQPRADAGAAIRSLQEAGIRTLLLSGDRSGHVEQVAGMLGIDEAIGQASPEDKLAVLQKLESEGRHIMMVGDGLNDLPSMAGAGISVAMGTAADLTQLKADAVLLNGQLLQLVEALKISRQTRRIIRQNLWWALAYNVCALPLAAAGMVPPWLAAIGMSLSSLVVVLNALRLGREPKQPGQHNPAVGAQALS from the coding sequence TTGACGCGCCTGGATTGCTTCCACTGCGGTGAACCGGCAGACGGTGAGCCGCCCATTACACTTGAGCTCGATGGCGCAACACGCCACTTCTGCTGCCAGGGCTGCAAAGCGGTTTGCCAGACTATCCACAACGAGGGTCTGACGGGTTTTTATGATTTCCGGACAAAACCCGCCGTTACACCAAAGCAACTGACCAATGCAGAGCTAAACCGCCTCAGGGAACTTGACCACCCACTGGTTCAGGAATCCTTTGTTGCACCGGTTAAAGGCGCGCAGGAAGCTCAGTTGCTGATTGGTGGTATCACCTGCGCTGCCTGTATCTGGCTGCTTGAAAATCACATGAAGCAGCAACCTGGTGTCGTGTCTTTTTCGGTGAATCACACCACACAACGGGCGCGGCTGGTCTGGTCCCAGGACCAGGCGCCGCTGAGCGACCTTCTGATTGCCATCCATGAGCTTGGTTATACGGCCCGCCCCTATCAGGCAGACGAGGCAGAACAGGCCCTAAAGGCAGAGCACCGGTCCATGCTGATCAGGGTCGCCATCGCGGGCATAGGCTCTTTTCAGAGCATGATGCTGGCATTTCCGTTGTACTTCGAACTGGTCAACGACCTGTCACCAGAATTTGTCAGCTTTTTCCGCTGGTTCAGTCTGCTGGTTGCCACTCCTGTAGTTCTCTATAGCGCCGCCCCCTTTTTCCGCAACGCCCGCCGGGATATCCAGAGCCGGCACCTGACCATGGATGTGCCGGTTGCCATTGCAATCGGGCTCGCCTACCTCGCCAGTGCCTGGGTAACCCTATTTGGCGGCGAGGAAGTCTATTTCGAGTCTGTGTGCATGTTTACGTTCTTCCTGCTGCTGGGCCGTTATATCGAAGTTCAGGCCCGCTACCGTGCCGGGCTGACCGGTAATGCCCTTGCGGGGTTCCAGCCGACCGTTGCCACATTGGTGAACGGTGATGATACGGACATTGTCCCGGCCCACCAGATTCGGCCCGGCGATGTCGTTCGGGTTCGGCCCGGTGAGACTCTGCCAGTGGATGGAGAGATCGTGCGGGGAGAGTCCACCCTGAACGAGGCGGCGTTGACGGGAGAATATCTGCCAGAAACCCGTTATCCCGGGGACACGGTTCATGCCGGCAGTGTGAACGGCGAGAATCCGCTCGATGTCCGCGTGGTAAAGGCGGGCGCGCAAACGCGGCTTTCAGGCATTCTCCGGGTGTTGGACCGGGTGCAATCCGAAAAGCCCCAGGTCGCGATGATGGCCGACCGGATGGCAGGGAAATTTGTCGGACGGGTACTGATACTGTCGCCCGTAGTCTGGATCGGCTGGTGGCTGGCAGGCGCCGACAACGCCTTCGACATCACCCTGTCGGTACTGGTGGTAACCTGCCCCTGTGCTTTGTCGTTGGCAACCCCAACCGCCATCACCTCTGCCACCGTCCGACTGCGGCGCCTCGGGTTTCTCCCCACTCGGGGCCATACCCTCGAATCAATGAACACCATCGATACCGTGGTATTCGATAAAACCGGAACACTAACCCGCGGCGAGCTCAGCCTCACGGGCATCGATATTGTCGGCAGTATGGATGAGGAGGCCTGCCTGAGGCTCGCCGCCGGGCTCGAGAATTATTCCGAGCATCCGATTGCCCGGGTATTCCACCGGCGAAACACTGCCTCGGTCGAGCACGTGGAAAACCACGTCGGCGGGGGACTGTCTGGCCAACTGGGTGATATGCCAGTTTTCATCGGCCATCGAGGTTTTGTCGAACAGCATATCATTGCACCAGCCCCCAACACTGAACTCCATCAGGGCATGGAGATCTGGCTGGCATCAGGCCGCGAGTGGCTGGCTTGTTTCCGGCTGGACGACCAACCCCGAGCCGACGCCGGTGCGGCGATCAGATCTCTTCAGGAGGCTGGAATTCGCACATTGCTCCTGAGTGGCGACCGCTCCGGGCATGTTGAGCAGGTCGCGGGCATGCTGGGCATTGATGAAGCGATCGGACAGGCCTCTCCAGAAGACAAACTGGCAGTCCTGCAGAAACTGGAATCTGAAGGCCGACACATCATGATGGTAGGCGACGGACTGAACGATCTCCCGTCCATGGCCGGCGCCGGAATCTCAGTTGCCATGGGCACAGCTGCAGACTTGACCCAACTCAAGGCCGATGCGGTTCTGTTGAATGGCCAGTTGCTGCAGTTGGTTGAGGCCCTGAAAATCAGCCGTCAGACCCGGCGCATCATCCGCCAGAATCTCTGGTGGGCGCTCGCCTACAATGTCTGCGCGTTACCCCTCGCGGCTGCAGGCATGGTACCTCCCTGGCTGGCAGCGATCGGCATGTCACTAAGCTCCCTGGTGGTTGTGTTGAATGCGCTGAGACTCGGTAGGGAACCAAAGCAACCGGGTCAGCACAATCCGGCGGTTGGCGCCCAGGCTCTGTCCTGA
- a CDS encoding FixH family protein yields the protein MTAETPVAPWYRQPWFWFLLIFPGASIIYCAIAITIAVSTENAMVTDDWSKEGRGINMSIARDQKAADLGMEAQIDFQNRNVTVDLNTVEGPADFPYLILNLFHPTLSDKDRTVQFQQVAPGRFAGKLHSDIDGRWYYDLRGPANEWRLKGEAWLPSENGITIKAGESAQG from the coding sequence ATGACAGCTGAAACACCCGTAGCACCCTGGTACCGCCAACCCTGGTTCTGGTTCCTGCTGATTTTCCCGGGCGCATCCATCATTTATTGCGCCATTGCCATCACCATCGCGGTAAGTACAGAGAATGCGATGGTCACTGACGACTGGTCCAAAGAAGGCCGTGGGATCAACATGTCCATCGCTAGGGACCAGAAAGCAGCTGACCTTGGCATGGAAGCTCAGATTGACTTTCAGAACCGCAATGTCACGGTCGACTTGAACACCGTTGAAGGCCCGGCGGATTTCCCATACCTGATTCTCAACCTGTTCCATCCGACACTCTCGGACAAAGACCGCACTGTCCAGTTCCAGCAGGTTGCCCCAGGGCGATTTGCCGGGAAACTCCACAGCGATATCGACGGCCGTTGGTACTACGACCTCCGGGGTCCGGCCAACGAATGGCGCCTGAAAGGTGAAGCCTGGTTACCTTCTGAAAACGGCATTACCATCAAGGCCGGGGAGTCTGCCCAAGGTTGA
- the ccoG gene encoding cytochrome c oxidase accessory protein CcoG, with translation MSSEIPVKQVDPSSDPSDNNNKPGTVELYASRKKIYVKEVKGFFQRIRNVSLTLLMGMYFAFVWFTLDGQPLIHFDLPAREFHLYGATFYPKDFILLSGMLIISAFGLFFITTLFGRVWCGYTCPQTVWTFIFMWVEERIEGSRNKRMKLDKAPSSANKIAKKSAKHTVWLLIALATGLTFVGYFYPIRELITDLFTLQANGWAYFWVAFFTVATYLNAGWMREQVCLYMCPYARFQSVMFDPNTRVVSYDPNRGEPRGGRKKGVDPAEAGLGDCIDCGQCVQVCPTGIDIRDGLQYECIGCALCIDACDEIMDKMDYPRGLIRYTTENELEGKTSKLLRPRTFGYGAVLFLMIAAIIFTIATRVPAQMDALRDRGALYNFNGEGRVENSYTLKIANMTEVPQTFTLAVTGLEGIRILTDTSVTVESGENRSLPTVVDVPPESITESNNDILFRAQSETDSSLSLETESRFVGPTR, from the coding sequence ATGAGCAGTGAGATCCCGGTCAAACAGGTTGACCCATCCTCTGACCCCTCCGACAACAACAATAAACCCGGAACCGTCGAGTTATACGCCAGCCGTAAGAAGATTTACGTCAAGGAAGTGAAAGGCTTCTTTCAGCGCATTCGGAACGTCAGCCTGACGTTGCTCATGGGTATGTACTTTGCTTTTGTCTGGTTCACCCTGGACGGGCAACCGTTGATTCATTTCGACCTTCCTGCCCGTGAATTCCATCTTTACGGAGCGACTTTCTACCCGAAAGATTTTATCTTGCTCTCGGGAATGCTGATTATCAGCGCTTTTGGTCTGTTTTTTATTACGACGCTATTTGGCCGGGTCTGGTGCGGATATACCTGCCCCCAGACTGTCTGGACCTTCATTTTCATGTGGGTTGAAGAACGCATTGAAGGCAGCCGAAACAAGCGGATGAAGCTGGACAAAGCGCCTAGCTCGGCAAACAAAATTGCGAAGAAATCCGCCAAGCATACCGTCTGGTTGCTCATAGCACTGGCTACCGGCCTCACATTTGTTGGCTACTTCTATCCGATCCGCGAACTGATCACAGATCTATTCACCTTGCAGGCCAATGGCTGGGCCTATTTCTGGGTTGCATTCTTCACTGTCGCCACCTACCTCAATGCAGGCTGGATGCGAGAGCAGGTTTGTCTTTACATGTGCCCCTATGCCCGCTTCCAGTCGGTCATGTTTGATCCCAATACCCGTGTGGTCTCCTATGATCCCAACCGCGGCGAGCCCCGGGGCGGCCGCAAAAAAGGTGTAGATCCGGCGGAGGCAGGGCTGGGCGACTGCATCGACTGTGGCCAGTGTGTTCAGGTGTGTCCAACGGGAATTGATATCAGGGACGGGCTTCAGTACGAATGCATCGGCTGTGCGCTGTGCATTGATGCCTGCGACGAGATCATGGACAAGATGGATTACCCGAGGGGTTTGATTCGTTACACGACGGAGAATGAGCTTGAAGGTAAGACCTCGAAACTCTTGCGGCCACGCACTTTCGGTTATGGGGCAGTCCTGTTTCTCATGATTGCGGCAATTATCTTCACAATTGCCACACGGGTTCCCGCCCAGATGGATGCCCTTCGTGATCGCGGTGCCCTGTACAACTTCAATGGCGAGGGTCGGGTTGAGAATTCCTACACGCTGAAGATCGCCAATATGACGGAAGTGCCCCAGACCTTCACTCTCGCAGTGACTGGCCTTGAGGGAATCCGGATCCTGACTGACACTTCGGTAACCGTTGAAAGTGGTGAAAACCGCTCATTGCCGACCGTCGTCGACGTGCCGCCAGAATCCATTACCGAATCCAATAACGATATCTTATTCAGGGCGCAATCCGAGACAGATTCTTCGCTGAGCCTTGAAACTGAAAGCCGATTTGTCGGTCCAACGCGCTGA
- the ccoP gene encoding cytochrome-c oxidase, cbb3-type subunit III, whose product MSTFWSIWISVITLGTVFGCWWLLWATRKSQTSDTETDRTMGHSFDGIEEYDNPLPKWWFYLFLATCIFALGYLALYPGLGNFKGLLGWTSTNQWEAEVAEAEEKYGPIYAQFGQTPVPELAENGDAMKIGQRLFANNCAVCHGSAARGQVGFPNLTDDDWLWGGTPEAILETLHNGRMGNMPAKGTMPSMTNEQVDQVVNYVLSFSGREKDAEAAKAGEQVFAQACVACHGPQGKGMQALGAPNLTDNTWLYGSTYEWIKETVMNGRQNQMPAQDRLLSDDQIQILAAYVYSLSN is encoded by the coding sequence ATGAGTACCTTCTGGAGCATCTGGATCAGCGTGATCACGCTGGGTACTGTGTTTGGCTGCTGGTGGCTGCTTTGGGCGACCCGCAAGAGCCAGACTAGCGATACCGAAACCGACCGCACCATGGGCCATTCCTTTGATGGCATTGAGGAATATGACAATCCACTCCCCAAGTGGTGGTTCTACCTGTTCCTCGCTACCTGCATATTTGCGTTGGGATACCTTGCGCTCTATCCCGGTCTCGGCAACTTCAAGGGCTTGCTGGGTTGGACCTCGACCAACCAATGGGAAGCCGAGGTTGCCGAGGCTGAAGAAAAGTATGGCCCGATTTACGCACAGTTCGGACAGACTCCGGTACCCGAGCTGGCTGAAAACGGCGATGCTATGAAAATCGGGCAGCGCCTTTTTGCCAACAACTGTGCGGTCTGCCATGGCTCTGCCGCTCGCGGCCAGGTGGGCTTCCCCAACCTGACGGACGACGACTGGCTCTGGGGTGGAACACCGGAAGCAATCCTGGAAACCCTGCACAATGGCCGTATGGGTAATATGCCGGCCAAAGGCACCATGCCCAGCATGACCAACGAGCAGGTTGACCAGGTTGTGAACTATGTTCTGAGCTTCAGTGGTCGGGAAAAGGACGCCGAAGCGGCCAAAGCAGGTGAACAGGTCTTCGCACAGGCTTGTGTGGCCTGTCACGGCCCTCAGGGTAAGGGTATGCAGGCTTTGGGCGCACCCAACCTGACAGACAACACCTGGCTCTATGGCTCGACCTATGAATGGATCAAGGAGACCGTGATGAACGGTCGCCAGAACCAGATGCCCGCTCAGGATCGTCTTTTATCAGACGATCAGATTCAGATTCTCGCGGCTTACGTCTATAGCCTCTCGAACTGA
- a CDS encoding cbb3-type cytochrome oxidase subunit 3 → MDINELRGIHTILVMAVFFGIVWWAYSAHRKKANDEAAHLPFDDDDVEQRTLEQEKAEKKQ, encoded by the coding sequence ATGGATATCAATGAGTTACGCGGGATTCACACGATTCTTGTAATGGCGGTGTTCTTTGGCATTGTCTGGTGGGCATACAGCGCCCACAGAAAGAAGGCCAACGATGAGGCAGCTCACCTGCCCTTTGATGATGACGACGTTGAACAGCGTACGCTCGAACAGGAAAAAGCGGAGAAAAAACAATGA
- the ccoO gene encoding cytochrome-c oxidase, cbb3-type subunit II: MKHEIVEKNLGLMIVLIVLTISGGFLAEIVPLFFQKSVNEPIEGLKPLSAVELEGRDIYIREGCHVCHTQQIRPFRAETERYGHYSVAGEFVYDRPFLWGSKRTGPDLARVGGRYSDAWQRQHLYDPRSVVPESNMPAFPWLFENKVDHTKTAAKLETLQTLGVPYTDEQIAEASAQVEGKFEIEALVAYLQQLGTVISERR, translated from the coding sequence ATGAAACATGAAATAGTCGAAAAAAACCTTGGCCTGATGATCGTACTGATCGTCCTGACCATCAGTGGCGGCTTTCTGGCTGAGATAGTGCCTCTGTTCTTCCAAAAGAGCGTTAATGAGCCTATCGAGGGTCTCAAGCCACTCAGCGCCGTTGAGTTGGAAGGCCGGGACATCTACATCCGTGAAGGCTGCCACGTGTGCCATACCCAGCAGATTCGTCCATTTCGGGCAGAAACTGAACGTTATGGCCACTACTCCGTTGCGGGCGAGTTTGTTTATGACCGCCCGTTCCTGTGGGGTTCCAAGCGCACCGGTCCGGATCTGGCCCGCGTAGGCGGTCGTTACTCGGATGCCTGGCAGCGCCAGCATCTTTACGATCCGCGCAGCGTGGTACCCGAGTCCAACATGCCGGCATTCCCCTGGCTGTTCGAAAACAAGGTAGACCACACCAAGACCGCTGCAAAACTGGAAACGCTTCAGACACTTGGCGTGCCCTACACTGACGAGCAGATTGCAGAAGCGTCTGCTCAGGTGGAAGGCAAATTCGAAATCGAGGCTCTGGTCGCTTATCTGCAGCAGCTGGGCACAGTGATTTCAGAAAGACGGTGA
- the ccoN gene encoding cytochrome-c oxidase, cbb3-type subunit I: protein MSTVNANLTYNYKVVRQFTIMTVVWGIVGMSLGVLIAAQLVWPSLNLDLPFTHFGRLRPLHTNAVIFGFGGSALFATSYYVVQRTCQARLISDGLASFTFWGWQAIIVSAAITLPLGLTSTKEYAELEWPIDIAIAIVWVTYALVFFGTITKRSTPHIYVANWFYGAFIITVAALHIGNNLALPVSAFKSYSAYAGVTDAMMQWWYGHNAVGFFLTAGFLGMMYYFVPKQANRPVYSYRLSIVHFWALIATYVWAGGHHLHYSALPDWAQTAGMVMSLILLAPSWGGMINGMMTLSGAWHKLRTDPILRFLVVSLSFYGMSTFEGPMMAIKTVNALSHNTDWTIGHVHSGALGWVAMISIGAVYHLVPKLWGVQAMYSTALINVHFWLSTVGVVLYIVAMWVNGIMQGLMWRAVNEDGTLTYSFVEALEASYPGYFVRFIGGAIFVSGMLLMAYNVYMTVRQKDAVAQDNAAAQPA from the coding sequence ATGAGCACAGTAAATGCAAACCTGACATACAACTACAAGGTGGTAAGGCAGTTCACCATCATGACAGTGGTATGGGGTATTGTAGGTATGTCCCTGGGTGTGCTGATCGCAGCACAGCTGGTCTGGCCATCCCTCAACCTCGACCTGCCCTTCACCCACTTCGGCCGCCTGCGGCCGCTGCATACCAACGCCGTCATATTCGGCTTTGGTGGAAGTGCCCTCTTCGCTACCTCCTATTATGTTGTGCAACGCACCTGTCAGGCCCGTCTGATTTCGGATGGTCTCGCGTCGTTCACTTTCTGGGGCTGGCAAGCGATCATTGTCTCGGCAGCTATCACTCTGCCGCTTGGCCTTACCTCAACCAAAGAGTACGCAGAGCTTGAATGGCCGATCGATATCGCCATTGCCATTGTCTGGGTAACGTACGCTCTGGTGTTCTTCGGAACCATTACCAAGCGCAGTACGCCGCACATTTATGTGGCCAACTGGTTTTATGGTGCATTCATCATCACCGTTGCGGCTCTGCACATCGGCAACAATCTGGCCCTGCCAGTCAGCGCCTTCAAATCCTACTCAGCCTACGCTGGCGTTACTGATGCCATGATGCAATGGTGGTATGGCCATAACGCAGTTGGCTTCTTCCTGACTGCTGGCTTCCTGGGCATGATGTACTACTTCGTTCCCAAACAAGCCAACCGTCCGGTTTACTCCTATCGCCTGTCTATCGTCCACTTCTGGGCCCTGATCGCGACCTATGTCTGGGCCGGTGGTCACCACCTGCACTACTCTGCGCTGCCAGACTGGGCACAGACTGCGGGCATGGTTATGTCCCTGATTCTGCTCGCACCTTCCTGGGGCGGCATGATCAACGGCATGATGACCCTGTCAGGCGCCTGGCACAAACTTCGTACCGACCCCATTCTGCGCTTCCTGGTGGTTTCCCTGTCGTTCTACGGCATGTCCACTTTTGAAGGTCCGATGATGGCCATCAAGACTGTGAACGCACTTTCCCACAACACTGACTGGACCATCGGCCACGTTCACTCGGGTGCTCTTGGCTGGGTTGCCATGATCAGTATCGGTGCGGTTTATCATCTCGTACCCAAGCTTTGGGGTGTTCAGGCGATGTATAGCACTGCTCTGATTAACGTTCACTTCTGGCTTTCCACTGTCGGTGTTGTTCTTTACATCGTCGCAATGTGGGTAAACGGCATCATGCAAGGCCTGATGTGGCGCGCAGTTAACGAAGACGGCACATTGACCTACAGCTTCGTTGAGGCTCTGGAAGCTTCTTATCCGGGCTACTTCGTTCGCTTCATCGGTGGGGCTATTTTCGTGAGCGGTATGCTCTTGATGGCTTACAACGTTTATATGACCGTTCGCCAGAAAGATGCGGTTGCGCAGGACAACGCGGCAGCACAGCCGGCGTAA
- a CDS encoding alpha/beta family hydrolase, which produces MELIKTKGYVSHSEVVLILAHGAGAPADSSFMEELAVALEREGIGTVRFEFPYMQKRRLDGKKRPPDREPALLEYFSTVVDQLRTELGSGSMILVGGKSMGGRMASILASRRDGIDGVVCFGYPFHPPGKLDRWRTAHFRDLNCPMLVLQGTRDPFGKPAEMDDHEQELEAIRLRWLEGGNHDFQPLKSQAWTQGDLIASAAREARIFVDEQLLA; this is translated from the coding sequence GTGGAGTTGATTAAGACCAAAGGCTATGTGAGTCACTCGGAAGTCGTACTGATTCTGGCTCATGGCGCGGGCGCGCCGGCTGACTCTTCGTTCATGGAGGAGCTTGCCGTGGCGCTTGAGCGGGAAGGTATCGGGACGGTTCGCTTTGAATTCCCCTACATGCAGAAACGACGCCTAGATGGAAAGAAGCGTCCGCCCGACCGGGAGCCGGCATTACTGGAGTATTTTTCCACGGTCGTTGACCAGCTTCGCACAGAGCTCGGGAGCGGAAGCATGATCCTGGTTGGAGGCAAGTCCATGGGCGGCCGCATGGCGAGCATCCTGGCCAGCCGTCGGGATGGCATCGATGGTGTTGTCTGTTTTGGTTACCCGTTCCATCCGCCGGGAAAGCTGGACCGTTGGCGCACAGCACATTTCCGGGATCTGAACTGCCCCATGCTGGTGCTTCAGGGGACAAGGGATCCGTTCGGCAAGCCCGCCGAGATGGACGATCACGAACAGGAACTGGAAGCGATCCGTTTGCGCTGGCTGGAAGGTGGCAATCACGATTTCCAGCCACTGAAAAGCCAGGCCTGGACACAGGGCGATCTGATTGCTTCAGCTGCACGGGAAGCCCGGATTTTTGTGGATGAGCAGCTTTTAGCCTGA